One segment of Sphingomonas telluris DNA contains the following:
- the dnaE gene encoding DNA polymerase III subunit alpha, whose amino-acid sequence MLEGAMEPKVIAERAAKLGFPAVGLTDRNGLYAAMAFTEACSGKGIQPIVGAMLAVARPAELGVSGVDWVVLLAKDEQGYSNLCHLVSSAHLDRPVELDPHVSFGVLEKLSAGLIALTAGSEGAVCRFLADGQADKGRTYLERLHAIFQDRLYVEIIRRHDPVEEASEDALIELALEHDLPIVATNPAAYADPSFHAAHDAMLCIAQSAYVESNDRTTSSPEAWLKDSAAIAELFIDLPEALANTAVIAQRCAVGAPKRKPILPRLSDHGDEQLRADAFAGLDQRLAGRSEEDKAKYRERLEFELDVIIRMGFADYFLIVADFIKWAKAHDIPVGPGRGSGAGSVVAWALTITDLDPIALNLLFERFLNPERVSMPDFDIDFCETRRDEVISYVQQKYGRDRVAQIITFGRLKARAVLKDTGRVLQMSYGQVDRLAKMIPNHPTDPWTLERSLNGVSEVAAEYKGEPDVKRLFDLAMKLEGLPRHASTHAAGVVIGDRRLDDLVPLYRDPRSDMPVTQFDMKYVEAAGLVKFDFLGLKTLSVLREAKRLLLLQGIEVDFAKLEWDDPEVYELLQRGDTVGVFQLESEGMRRTLAAVRPTNFGDIIALVSLYRPGPMDNIPLFGDRKNGRAPIEYPHPMLEGVLKETYGIFVYQEQVMQAAQVLAGYSLGEADLLRRAMGKKIQSEMDAQRARFVEGCKAHSITPAKASELFDLIDKFAGYGFNKSHAAAYALVAYHTAWLKAHHKPEFYAASMSFDIALTDKLALFVEDMRRGEVECLPPDVNSSEAAFSVEDGKVRYALGALKGVGEKAMEALVAEREEKGPFKSLDDFADRIDPRLLNRRQIEGLAAAGGFDVLEPQRAAVFASAETILAHAASAADQRSSGQHGLFGGPESAAAPIRLARTEEWSLAQRMAAERDSFGFYFSAHPVDAHRHILEANKAKTFAQLADMPMPAEGRAGATMAGLVEEARWRVSQKGRRYLMATLSDSSGQFQASVFDEEASTAIEDAAKAGTCGLLTVELDKREGDELPRVAIKKFQPLDTLAKRTRLQMEIRVSSEALVPAIARELGGVRGGGGLVRLILPLSAGGEAIVIAGRDFALDAELQARIERIAGEGSVDLSVQEPPKLALVG is encoded by the coding sequence ATGCTTGAAGGGGCAATGGAGCCCAAGGTGATCGCCGAGCGGGCGGCAAAGCTCGGCTTCCCGGCGGTTGGGCTGACGGACCGTAACGGCCTGTACGCGGCGATGGCCTTCACCGAGGCGTGCAGCGGTAAGGGCATCCAGCCGATCGTCGGTGCCATGCTCGCTGTCGCGCGCCCTGCGGAACTGGGCGTTTCCGGCGTCGATTGGGTCGTCCTCCTCGCCAAGGACGAGCAGGGCTATTCGAACCTCTGTCACCTGGTGTCCTCCGCGCACCTCGATCGTCCGGTCGAACTTGATCCGCACGTGTCGTTTGGCGTGCTCGAGAAGCTGAGCGCAGGCCTGATTGCGCTGACGGCGGGCTCGGAGGGCGCTGTTTGCCGGTTTCTGGCAGACGGCCAGGCGGACAAGGGGCGTACCTATCTCGAACGGCTCCACGCCATCTTTCAAGACCGCCTCTACGTCGAGATTATCCGGCGTCATGACCCGGTCGAGGAAGCGTCGGAAGACGCGCTGATCGAACTCGCGCTCGAGCACGACCTGCCGATCGTCGCGACGAACCCGGCGGCCTATGCGGATCCGAGCTTTCACGCGGCGCATGACGCCATGCTGTGCATCGCGCAGTCCGCTTATGTCGAAAGCAATGACCGCACGACGTCATCGCCGGAGGCTTGGCTCAAAGACTCGGCAGCAATTGCGGAGCTTTTCATCGATCTACCCGAAGCTCTGGCCAACACGGCAGTGATTGCGCAGCGCTGTGCAGTCGGGGCACCCAAGCGCAAGCCGATCCTCCCGCGCTTGTCCGATCATGGCGACGAACAGCTTCGCGCCGATGCATTTGCCGGCCTCGATCAGAGACTTGCAGGACGCAGCGAAGAGGACAAGGCGAAGTACCGCGAGCGGCTCGAATTCGAGCTCGACGTCATCATCCGCATGGGCTTCGCGGACTACTTCCTGATCGTGGCCGACTTCATCAAATGGGCGAAGGCGCACGACATTCCGGTAGGACCGGGCCGCGGCTCGGGCGCGGGCTCGGTTGTTGCCTGGGCGCTGACGATCACGGATCTTGATCCGATCGCACTGAACCTTTTGTTCGAACGTTTCCTCAATCCCGAACGCGTATCGATGCCGGACTTCGACATCGACTTTTGCGAAACCCGGCGCGACGAGGTCATCTCCTACGTCCAGCAGAAGTACGGCCGCGACCGGGTCGCGCAGATCATCACCTTCGGGCGCCTGAAGGCTCGCGCCGTCCTCAAGGACACGGGCCGCGTGCTCCAGATGAGCTACGGCCAGGTCGATCGGCTCGCGAAGATGATCCCGAACCATCCGACGGATCCGTGGACGCTGGAGCGGTCGCTAAACGGGGTTTCCGAGGTCGCGGCGGAGTATAAGGGCGAGCCTGACGTCAAGAGGCTATTCGATCTCGCGATGAAGCTGGAGGGCCTGCCCCGTCACGCGTCGACGCACGCTGCGGGCGTGGTAATCGGCGACCGCCGGCTCGACGATCTCGTCCCGCTCTACCGCGACCCGCGTTCCGACATGCCGGTCACGCAGTTCGACATGAAATATGTCGAGGCGGCGGGGCTGGTGAAGTTCGACTTCCTCGGCCTGAAGACGCTGTCGGTGCTGCGCGAGGCCAAGAGACTGCTATTGCTGCAGGGCATCGAGGTCGACTTCGCCAAGCTCGAATGGGACGACCCAGAGGTCTACGAGTTGCTGCAGCGCGGCGACACCGTTGGCGTGTTCCAGCTGGAATCGGAGGGCATGCGGCGGACGCTCGCCGCCGTTCGGCCGACCAATTTCGGCGACATCATCGCGCTGGTCTCCCTCTACCGGCCGGGTCCGATGGACAACATTCCGCTGTTCGGAGACCGCAAGAACGGCCGCGCGCCGATCGAATATCCGCATCCGATGCTCGAAGGCGTGCTCAAGGAGACCTATGGGATCTTTGTCTACCAGGAGCAGGTGATGCAGGCGGCGCAGGTGCTCGCCGGTTACTCGCTCGGCGAAGCGGACCTTCTGCGCCGCGCCATGGGCAAGAAGATTCAATCGGAGATGGATGCGCAGCGGGCTCGCTTCGTCGAGGGTTGCAAGGCGCACAGCATCACTCCCGCCAAGGCGTCCGAACTGTTCGACTTGATCGACAAGTTTGCCGGCTATGGCTTCAACAAGAGCCACGCCGCCGCTTACGCGCTGGTGGCGTACCACACGGCCTGGCTCAAGGCGCACCACAAGCCGGAATTCTATGCGGCGTCGATGAGCTTCGACATCGCCTTGACGGACAAGCTCGCGCTGTTCGTCGAGGACATGCGGCGCGGCGAGGTCGAGTGCCTTCCACCCGACGTGAACTCAAGCGAGGCCGCGTTCTCGGTGGAAGACGGCAAGGTCCGTTACGCGCTTGGCGCGCTTAAAGGCGTGGGCGAGAAGGCGATGGAGGCGTTGGTCGCGGAGCGCGAGGAGAAGGGCCCGTTCAAGTCGCTCGACGACTTCGCGGATCGAATCGATCCTCGGCTACTGAACCGGCGGCAGATCGAAGGACTCGCCGCAGCCGGCGGCTTCGACGTGCTTGAGCCGCAGCGAGCCGCGGTGTTCGCATCGGCTGAGACTATTCTGGCGCACGCCGCGAGCGCCGCCGACCAGCGTTCGAGTGGCCAGCACGGCCTGTTCGGCGGGCCGGAGTCTGCAGCGGCGCCGATCCGGCTCGCCAGGACAGAGGAGTGGAGCCTCGCCCAGCGCATGGCCGCGGAGCGCGATTCGTTCGGTTTCTACTTCTCGGCGCATCCAGTCGACGCGCACCGTCACATCCTGGAGGCGAACAAGGCCAAGACCTTCGCGCAGCTCGCCGACATGCCGATGCCGGCAGAGGGCCGGGCAGGGGCGACCATGGCTGGCCTGGTCGAGGAAGCGCGTTGGCGCGTGTCCCAGAAAGGCCGACGCTACCTGATGGCCACGCTGAGTGATTCTTCGGGCCAGTTCCAGGCCAGCGTCTTCGACGAGGAGGCCAGCACGGCCATCGAAGACGCCGCGAAGGCCGGGACTTGCGGCCTTCTGACGGTGGAGTTGGACAAGCGCGAAGGCGACGAACTGCCGCGCGTGGCGATCAAGAAATTCCAGCCGCTCGACACGCTTGCGAAGCGGACCCGGCTTCAGATGGAGATCCGCGTCTCGTCGGAGGCGCTTGTCCCGGCGATCGCCCGTGAACTGGGCGGTGTACGCGGCGGCGGGGGTTTGGTTCGCCTGATACTTCCGCTGTCTGCCGGCGGCGAGGCGATCGTGATCGCGGGCCGGGATTTCGCTCTGGATGCCGAGCTTCAGGCCAGGATCGAGCGGATTGCCGGCGAAGGGAGCGTCGACTTGTCCGTGCAGGAACCGCCGAAGCTCGCCCTCGTCGGCTAG
- a CDS encoding hemerythrin domain-containing protein, protein MATRTQSRSASSNRSSSRGSDSGTGNRSGRSPSSRGNDSNEGSAFSWGGRGGGNAGPLLGAALAGMAIGLAANYGRKFLMQGLEATAGDWDDILAAEHEMALGIFDKMLATDQTQTWKRSMLLMKLTHALDKHAHQEEMVVYPALREANQAVEADQLEGEHGYIKTYIYELKNMGPSASDWLEKVREFRALVSKHAHMEEEQVFPAFKQNLSEAQNAKVTSLVNADGFWMA, encoded by the coding sequence ATGGCTACGCGTACTCAGTCCCGATCCGCGTCGAGCAACCGCAGTTCGTCGCGCGGCAGCGACAGCGGCACCGGCAATCGCAGCGGCCGAAGCCCGTCGTCGCGCGGCAACGACAGCAATGAAGGCAGCGCCTTTTCCTGGGGCGGCCGCGGCGGCGGAAATGCCGGCCCGCTTCTCGGCGCGGCCCTTGCCGGCATGGCGATAGGCCTTGCCGCCAACTATGGCCGCAAGTTCCTGATGCAGGGCCTCGAGGCGACTGCGGGCGACTGGGACGACATCCTCGCCGCAGAGCATGAGATGGCTCTCGGCATTTTCGACAAGATGCTCGCGACGGATCAAACGCAGACTTGGAAGCGCAGCATGCTTCTGATGAAGTTGACCCATGCGCTCGACAAGCACGCGCACCAGGAAGAGATGGTCGTCTATCCCGCCCTGCGCGAGGCGAATCAGGCTGTGGAAGCCGACCAGCTCGAGGGCGAGCACGGCTACATCAAGACCTATATCTATGAGCTGAAGAACATGGGCCCAAGCGCGTCCGACTGGCTCGAAAAAGTTCGCGAGTTCCGCGCGCTCGTGTCGAAGCACGCGCACATGGAAGAGGAGCAGGTCTTCCCCGCCTTCAAGCAGAACCTGTCCGAGGCGCAGAACGCCAAGGTCACCAGCCTGGTGAACGCCGACGGCTTCTGGATGGCGTAG